A region of Vibrio porteresiae DSM 19223 DNA encodes the following proteins:
- the cyoD gene encoding cytochrome o ubiquinol oxidase subunit IV — MSSQHAESSVKGYVIGFIASLLLTIVPFYYAGTQSLSHAATYAILFGCAIIQVIVHFIYFLHMEIKTEEGRWNFVSLMFSAIVVLIVIGGSIWIMWNLNINMAM; from the coding sequence ATGAGTAGTCAACACGCCGAATCCAGTGTGAAAGGTTATGTGATTGGTTTTATCGCATCACTGCTATTGACCATCGTTCCTTTCTATTACGCGGGTACTCAAAGCCTGTCTCATGCGGCAACCTACGCGATTCTGTTTGGCTGTGCAATTATCCAAGTAATTGTGCACTTCATTTACTTCCTACATATGGAAATAAAGACAGAAGAAGGTCGCTGGAACTTCGTTTCTCTGATGTTCTCTGCGATTGTTGTGTTGATCGTTATTGGTGGTTCTATCTGGATTATGTGGAACCTCAATATCAATATGGCAATGTAG
- the cyoC gene encoding cytochrome o ubiquinol oxidase subunit III, producing MHANAAHAHEHHHDTGGNKLFGFWIYLMSDCILFASLFATFAVLRDATAGGVSGKDIFELPFVFVETMLLLLSSITFGFGVIAMKRKQIGALKLWMVITFIFGAGFIGMEIYEFHHLIAEGYGPDHSAFLSAFFTLVGTHGLHVTFGLIWLAVCLIQLNKKGLTETMETRFGCLSLFWHFLDIVWICVFTFVYLVGVM from the coding sequence ATGCACGCTAATGCTGCGCATGCTCACGAACATCACCATGATACAGGTGGAAACAAGCTATTTGGTTTCTGGATCTACCTAATGAGCGACTGTATTTTGTTTGCAAGCTTGTTTGCAACATTTGCAGTCCTAAGAGACGCCACTGCTGGTGGCGTGTCTGGCAAAGACATTTTTGAACTGCCATTCGTATTCGTTGAAACCATGCTGCTGCTACTGAGTAGTATCACGTTTGGTTTCGGCGTTATCGCGATGAAACGCAAACAGATCGGTGCGCTAAAACTGTGGATGGTGATTACTTTCATCTTCGGTGCTGGCTTCATCGGTATGGAAATTTACGAATTCCATCATCTGATTGCTGAAGGTTACGGTCCTGATCACAGTGCGTTCCTATCTGCGTTCTTTACGCTAGTGGGTACTCACGGTCTGCACGTAACATTCGGTCTGATTTGGTTGGCAGTTTGTTTGATTCAATTGAACAAAAAAGGACTTACCGAAACAATGGAGACACGCTTTGGCTGTCTAAGCTTGTTCTGGCACTTCCTTGATATCGTTTGGATCTGTGTATTCACATTTGTTTATCTAGTAGGGGTGATGTAA
- a CDS encoding YibL family ribosome-associated protein: MSLNTEIQQLNNRLDTRRHKLDTARLRGDQELISRFTDEIDQLTKKLAQLKHKQEFEVNKTRRTLNQMEFARELTKAEQADLGKLKKSVKGLVVVHPMTKEGKALKLEVMTGFAPRPF; the protein is encoded by the coding sequence ATGAGCTTAAATACTGAAATTCAACAATTGAACAACCGCCTCGACACTCGTCGCCATAAACTAGATACAGCACGTTTACGTGGCGACCAAGAGCTCATTTCTCGCTTCACTGACGAAATTGATCAGCTCACCAAAAAGCTTGCCCAATTGAAACACAAGCAAGAATTCGAAGTGAATAAAACACGTCGCACTTTGAATCAAATGGAGTTTGCTCGTGAGCTAACGAAAGCTGAGCAGGCAGACCTCGGTAAACTTAAAAAATCAGTAAAAGGTCTCGTGGTCGTACACCCAATGACCAAAGAAGGTAAAGCGCTTAAGCTAGAAGTGATGACTGGTTTCGCACCACGTCCTTTCTAA
- a CDS encoding glycogen/starch/alpha-glucan phosphorylase: MKPTQKYPFDKALFQNNVKRHLNATYATTVEHASTHAWYLAMARALAELTMFNLLETEQDQRIVKAKSLNYLSLEFLIGRLTGNNLISLGLYEPVAEAMEGLGQNLTDLLEEERDPSLGNGGLGRLAACYMDSCAALEYPTVGYGLHYEYGLFKQSFENGQQKEAPDAWQGIEGYPWEVARPEFKQDIGFYGHVEVNYVDGEEKRHWVPGMLIQAMPWDLPIVGYENDTVYPLRLWEARAIAPFSLESFNNGNYFEAQHALIDADNITKVLYPNDNHEKGKTLRLMQQYFHSAASIRDILRRHTNAGFSLEELPEHETVQLNDTHPTIAIPELMRIFIDEKGLSWDKAWSICSRTFAYTNHTLLPEALETWDEGLIQRLLPRHMEIIYEINRRFLLEVSAKWPGDVSKQQKLSVIQEGFHRMVRMANLCVVGSYAVNGVAALHSELVKRQLFPEFHELYPTRLKNVTNGITPRRWLKYCNPGLSDLISEKIGDQWPSDLAQLQRIANYADDTAFQKRFMAVKKENKERLAKWVQENMNITLDTNAIFDVQIKRLHEYKRQHLNMLHILSLYHRLKTDPTFDMQPRVVFFAAKAAPGYYLAKEIIFAINKIAEKINSDASINGKLKVVFVPDYRVSMAEIIIPAADVSEQISTAGKEASGTGNMKLALNGALTIGTMDGANVEIREEVGDDNIYIFGLDIDGVHELRSHGYNPYDFYQADPLLKASLDLLLGEEFTPGEPGKLRATYDSLLNGGDPYLVLADFASYVDAQQRIDTDYRDTAGWAKKAIMNTAQMGKFSSDRSIRDYVNQIWKLTPVKR, translated from the coding sequence ATGAAACCGACTCAAAAGTACCCCTTTGATAAAGCGCTATTTCAAAACAACGTTAAACGCCACCTCAACGCAACTTACGCAACAACGGTGGAACATGCGTCAACGCACGCTTGGTATTTGGCGATGGCACGAGCTTTGGCCGAATTAACCATGTTTAATTTGCTGGAGACTGAGCAAGATCAACGCATCGTCAAAGCAAAAAGCCTCAATTATTTATCATTGGAGTTTTTGATTGGTCGCCTTACTGGTAATAACCTAATCAGTTTAGGTTTGTACGAACCGGTTGCCGAAGCCATGGAGGGTCTTGGACAGAACTTAACGGATTTGTTGGAAGAAGAACGCGATCCTTCCTTAGGTAATGGTGGTTTGGGTCGATTAGCGGCATGTTACATGGACTCTTGCGCTGCTTTGGAATATCCAACAGTCGGGTACGGTTTGCACTATGAATATGGGCTATTTAAACAGTCGTTTGAAAATGGTCAGCAAAAAGAAGCCCCCGATGCTTGGCAGGGGATTGAAGGGTATCCTTGGGAAGTCGCTCGTCCAGAATTTAAACAAGATATCGGTTTTTACGGACATGTTGAAGTCAACTATGTTGACGGTGAAGAAAAGCGCCATTGGGTACCTGGCATGTTGATTCAGGCAATGCCATGGGATTTACCTATCGTGGGGTATGAAAATGACACCGTCTATCCATTGCGTCTGTGGGAAGCGCGAGCCATTGCGCCATTCTCATTGGAAAGCTTTAACAACGGCAACTATTTTGAAGCGCAACATGCTCTTATCGATGCAGATAACATTACTAAGGTGTTGTATCCAAATGATAACCATGAAAAGGGTAAAACACTGCGTTTGATGCAACAGTATTTCCATAGTGCCGCTTCGATCCGAGATATTTTACGCCGTCATACCAACGCTGGTTTCTCTCTTGAAGAGTTACCAGAACACGAAACCGTGCAATTAAACGATACTCACCCAACCATCGCGATCCCTGAATTGATGCGTATTTTCATCGATGAAAAAGGGCTCTCTTGGGATAAAGCGTGGAGCATTTGTAGCCGTACATTTGCTTACACCAACCACACGCTATTGCCGGAAGCGTTGGAAACATGGGATGAAGGTCTGATTCAACGTTTGTTGCCGCGCCATATGGAAATCATCTATGAAATTAACCGCCGTTTCTTACTTGAAGTGAGCGCTAAATGGCCGGGTGATGTATCAAAGCAACAAAAACTTTCCGTCATTCAGGAAGGCTTCCATCGCATGGTGCGCATGGCAAACCTATGTGTGGTGGGATCTTACGCGGTCAATGGGGTGGCTGCTTTGCACTCTGAATTGGTCAAACGCCAACTATTCCCTGAATTCCATGAGCTCTATCCCACTCGTTTGAAGAACGTGACCAACGGGATCACGCCACGTCGTTGGCTCAAATATTGTAACCCTGGCTTGTCAGATCTGATCTCTGAAAAGATTGGTGACCAATGGCCATCGGATCTTGCTCAATTGCAACGAATTGCTAATTACGCTGACGACACTGCGTTCCAAAAACGCTTTATGGCCGTGAAGAAGGAAAACAAAGAGCGTTTGGCAAAATGGGTGCAAGAGAACATGAATATCACCCTCGATACCAATGCCATTTTCGATGTTCAGATTAAACGTCTACACGAATATAAGCGTCAGCATCTGAATATGTTGCATATTTTGTCGCTATATCATCGCCTTAAAACCGATCCTACTTTCGATATGCAGCCTCGAGTGGTGTTCTTTGCTGCAAAGGCAGCGCCAGGCTATTACCTAGCAAAAGAGATCATCTTTGCTATCAACAAGATTGCCGAAAAAATCAATTCCGATGCCAGCATCAATGGCAAATTGAAAGTGGTATTCGTGCCTGATTACCGCGTTAGCATGGCGGAAATCATTATTCCTGCAGCGGATGTTTCCGAACAGATTTCTACCGCAGGGAAAGAAGCGTCAGGTACCGGCAACATGAAGTTAGCGCTCAATGGGGCATTAACCATCGGTACGATGGATGGGGCGAACGTCGAAATTCGCGAAGAAGTCGGTGACGATAATATCTACATCTTTGGTTTAGATATCGATGGAGTGCATGAGCTTCGTTCACATGGCTACAACCCATATGATTTTTATCAAGCGGATCCACTGCTCAAGGCTTCGTTAGATTTGCTACTTGGTGAGGAATTCACCCCTGGCGAACCGGGAAAACTACGCGCAACTTACGACAGTTTGCTCAACGGTGGTGACCCGTATTTAGTGCTAGCTGACTTTGCTTCGTATGTGGATGCTCAGCAGCGTATCGATACCGATTATCGCGATACCGCAGGGTGGGCGAAAAAAGCGATTATGAATACGGCGCAGATGGGTAAATTCAGTTCGGATCGTAGTATTCGTGATTATGTGAATCAAATCTGGAAGCTAACCCCAGTAAAACGCTAG
- the cyoE gene encoding heme o synthase has translation MLKGYLSITKPGIIVGNLISVAAGFFLAAQSEAANGMLLLNTLLGVAMVIASGCVVNNIFDRDIDLKMERTCNRMLAKGEVNPDHAFIFSLVLLIAGTALIYREANPLSAVVVLLGYVFYVFFYTMWYKRTSVYGTLVGSVSGAVPPLVGYLAVTNYINIEGVLLFALFCIWQMPHSYAIAMFRMQDYRNANIPVLPVVAGIEKARKHMMAYVVAFNLVALALFLVGEAGYEYLVVASAVCFMWTRVTFKPVTQENYVAWSKSVFKVSLLVVMGISSVLGLELMTAAI, from the coding sequence ATGCTTAAAGGTTACCTTTCTATCACCAAACCAGGGATTATTGTTGGTAATCTGATTTCTGTAGCAGCGGGATTCTTTCTCGCTGCTCAATCAGAAGCTGCCAATGGTATGTTGCTGTTGAACACTCTGCTTGGGGTAGCAATGGTGATTGCCTCTGGTTGTGTTGTTAACAACATATTTGATCGTGATATCGACCTGAAAATGGAGCGTACTTGCAATCGAATGTTAGCCAAAGGAGAAGTTAACCCAGATCATGCGTTTATCTTCTCTCTTGTGCTGCTTATCGCTGGTACGGCTTTGATTTACCGTGAAGCAAATCCACTCTCTGCTGTGGTTGTGCTGTTGGGATACGTGTTTTACGTGTTCTTTTACACTATGTGGTACAAGCGTACCTCCGTGTACGGCACACTTGTTGGCAGTGTTTCTGGGGCTGTTCCACCGCTAGTTGGTTATCTTGCGGTCACAAATTACATCAATATTGAAGGTGTGTTGCTGTTTGCTCTGTTCTGCATTTGGCAAATGCCACACTCTTATGCGATTGCGATGTTTCGTATGCAAGATTACCGTAACGCTAACATTCCCGTATTACCCGTAGTGGCAGGGATTGAGAAAGCTCGTAAGCACATGATGGCTTACGTTGTTGCCTTCAATCTGGTTGCTTTAGCACTTTTCCTTGTTGGGGAAGCTGGATACGAGTATTTGGTTGTTGCTAGCGCGGTTTGCTTTATGTGGACTCGTGTGACATTCAAACCAGTCACTCAGGAAAATTACGTGGCTTGGTCTAAATCGGTATTCAAAGTCTCTTTGCTTGTTGTGATGGGAATCAGTTCTGTCTTAGGGCTGGAGCTGATGACTGCGGCGATTTAA
- the malT gene encoding HTH-type transcriptional regulator MalT, with protein sequence MWIPSKLSQPEHQNNTIKRPRILSLLTQAAQSKLVLLRSPAGYGKTTMVLDWLSQQKQVGWFSIDESDNDSYRFVNYLVRALNKATDNSCSNAQMLVERHQYASLTALFATLLSELDSFQQHAYLVLDDYHQIHNDELHEAMRFFLKHLSNHLTIVITSRVLPPLGTANLRVRDQMIEIDHQQLAFDVDETLRFMQQRVGQTLTLKQAQRLCDYIEGWPSALQLVALQTKQIASIDLFNALGTKELGSTHASREEGAIRSLPIDHSHLWDYLMEEVFARLDPPTQIFLMRSSVMEYFTANMASTITGCPDALGKIELLVRSGLFIWPMNAIPTHHQGREEWFRFHHLFAEFLCHQRKAKMADQESLLHSQATQAWLDEHNPNLALHHASIAQDVVLQTDILKHYGWGMFNQGALEALEHGINALDEDTLYREPTLCLMQAWLAQSQHRYDEVASLLEQADHHMQRLGVQPTEREQAEFNALKAQIAINQNQPELALSLAEQALSVLDGTIYQSRIVATSVVGEVNHVLGDLSRGLSMMQQTEKLARQYQVYPQALWAMAQQSEILLAQGYSQAAYDIQDTALLFIQEHQLQQLPLHEFLLRIRGQLLWCWNRLDEAQECAYKGLDVLGDEMNSKHLHCYSLLALIALTRGEMDKAGRFIDEVQQRLQTSTYHVDWTAHASLVQLLFWQHSDDLQSIQQWLDNTYRPEHGYNHFTQLQWRNITRAQMALGQYNQAQESLDFIQQEAKQYQLTTDLNRNWVVQAGLAQRQKKKALANRALVQALTLTVQNGMVGNYLLDSEELAPALEQVLHSSKLSDIARHRGSQLLKSMLNVRNKRSIHFDEDFIHQLMNRTDTPELIRTSPLTQREWQVLGLIYSGLSNEQIAQEMDVAGTTVKTHIRNLYQKLNIANRRQAITTAEKLVEMMGYA encoded by the coding sequence ATGTGGATCCCTTCTAAACTGAGTCAACCGGAGCATCAAAATAACACCATAAAACGGCCACGCATTCTGTCGTTATTAACACAAGCGGCTCAATCAAAGTTGGTGCTATTACGCTCTCCTGCAGGTTATGGCAAAACCACTATGGTGTTGGACTGGCTGAGCCAGCAAAAACAGGTAGGTTGGTTCAGTATTGATGAGAGTGACAATGATAGTTACCGATTCGTTAACTACTTAGTCAGAGCCTTAAATAAGGCAACCGATAACAGTTGTTCCAATGCACAAATGCTGGTGGAGCGGCATCAATATGCATCTCTCACTGCCCTATTTGCGACGTTGCTAAGCGAATTGGACTCTTTCCAACAACACGCTTATTTGGTGTTAGATGACTATCATCAGATCCACAATGATGAACTTCACGAAGCGATGCGCTTTTTCTTAAAGCATTTATCGAACCATCTCACCATAGTGATCACTTCCCGTGTGTTGCCGCCACTCGGTACAGCAAACTTGCGGGTAAGAGATCAGATGATCGAAATTGACCACCAGCAATTGGCTTTCGATGTCGATGAAACGCTGCGTTTCATGCAGCAACGTGTAGGACAAACGCTCACCTTAAAACAAGCGCAGCGATTGTGTGACTACATCGAAGGCTGGCCATCGGCTCTGCAATTGGTCGCCTTACAAACCAAACAGATAGCCAGCATCGATCTTTTTAATGCATTAGGCACCAAAGAATTAGGATCGACACATGCCTCTCGAGAAGAGGGGGCAATCCGATCCTTACCCATAGATCACTCCCATTTATGGGACTATTTGATGGAAGAGGTGTTTGCACGTCTCGATCCCCCCACCCAGATCTTTTTGATGCGCAGCTCGGTTATGGAGTATTTCACCGCCAACATGGCATCGACCATTACCGGCTGTCCAGATGCCCTTGGCAAAATTGAATTGCTCGTACGCTCAGGACTCTTTATCTGGCCAATGAACGCCATACCTACTCATCATCAAGGCCGAGAAGAGTGGTTTCGCTTTCATCACCTTTTCGCTGAATTTCTTTGCCATCAACGCAAAGCAAAGATGGCCGATCAAGAATCTCTATTGCATTCACAAGCAACTCAAGCATGGCTCGACGAACATAACCCAAACCTCGCCTTACACCACGCTAGCATTGCTCAAGATGTTGTGCTCCAAACAGATATTTTGAAACATTACGGCTGGGGGATGTTCAACCAAGGCGCATTGGAAGCGCTTGAACACGGCATTAACGCCCTTGATGAAGATACTCTCTATCGCGAACCGACACTCTGTTTAATGCAAGCTTGGCTGGCTCAAAGTCAGCATCGTTACGATGAAGTCGCCAGCTTATTGGAGCAAGCCGATCACCATATGCAGCGATTAGGTGTTCAACCGACAGAGCGTGAACAGGCCGAATTCAATGCCTTAAAGGCGCAAATTGCGATTAACCAAAACCAGCCTGAGCTGGCTCTTTCTCTCGCCGAGCAGGCATTGAGCGTTCTTGATGGCACGATTTACCAAAGCCGCATTGTCGCAACCTCGGTGGTGGGGGAAGTGAATCACGTACTGGGCGATTTGAGTCGCGGTTTATCAATGATGCAGCAAACAGAAAAGCTCGCACGCCAATATCAAGTCTACCCGCAGGCGCTCTGGGCAATGGCGCAACAAAGTGAAATTTTGCTCGCTCAAGGATACTCACAAGCCGCCTACGATATTCAAGATACCGCCCTACTCTTCATTCAAGAACATCAGTTGCAACAGTTACCTTTGCACGAGTTTTTATTGCGTATTCGAGGTCAACTACTCTGGTGCTGGAACCGTCTTGATGAAGCGCAAGAATGTGCCTACAAAGGTCTTGATGTGCTTGGGGATGAAATGAATAGTAAGCACTTACATTGCTATTCATTACTGGCTTTAATTGCCTTAACACGCGGTGAGATGGATAAAGCAGGTCGCTTTATAGATGAAGTTCAACAACGCCTACAAACCTCCACTTACCATGTTGATTGGACGGCTCACGCCTCCTTGGTTCAGTTGCTGTTTTGGCAACACAGTGATGACCTTCAGTCCATTCAGCAGTGGTTGGATAACACTTATCGCCCGGAACACGGTTATAACCATTTTACGCAGTTGCAATGGCGCAACATCACCAGAGCCCAAATGGCTCTCGGTCAGTACAATCAAGCTCAAGAATCGTTGGACTTCATTCAACAAGAAGCGAAGCAGTACCAGCTTACCACTGATCTAAACCGTAATTGGGTAGTTCAGGCTGGCCTAGCTCAACGGCAAAAGAAAAAAGCATTAGCCAATAGAGCGCTAGTGCAAGCGCTGACTCTCACGGTACAAAATGGCATGGTGGGCAATTATCTACTTGATAGCGAAGAACTCGCTCCCGCACTAGAACAAGTGTTACACAGCTCCAAGTTAAGCGATATTGCTCGACATAGAGGCAGCCAGTTACTCAAGAGTATGTTGAATGTGCGAAATAAGCGCTCTATCCACTTTGACGAGGATTTTATACATCAATTGATGAATCGCACTGATACGCCAGAGTTAATCCGCACAAGCCCACTGACGCAGCGAGAATGGCAAGTATTGGGGCTTATCTACTCAGGATTGAGTAATGAGCAAATTGCACAAGAGATGGATGTTGCTGGCACGACGGTTAAAACTCATATTCGCAACCTTTATCAGAAGCTGAATATTGCTAATCGGCGCCAAGCCATTACAACGGCTGAAAAACTGGTAGAAATGATGGGGTATGCCTAA